The following is a genomic window from Pseudomonas promysalinigenes.
TTCTCACGCAAGCTGCCAATCGTCTGTGGCTTGCTACTGTCCACCACCATGGTGTTCTGCAATTACGTGGATACCGAATGGATGGTGGTTGGTTTCATGACCCTGGCGTTCTTCGGCAAGGGTATCGGGGCCCTGGGCTGGGCGGTGGTGGCAGATACTTCACCCAAGCAGATCGCCGGGCTTTCGGGAGGGCTGTTCAACACCTTCGGCAATATTGCCTCGATCACTACGCCCATCGTTATCGGCTACATCATCAGCGCCACAGGTTCGTTCAAGTGGGCCTTGGTGTATGTGGGTGCCAATGCGCTGGTGGCGGTCTTCAGCTACCTGGTGATCGTCGGCCCGATCAAGCGTATCGAGTTGCGCGAAGATGCACCGCTTTCCAATTCTGAGCCAAGCGCTAGCAGCAAGCTGGCCACCTCGCAGCACTGAGTGATCACGCCCGTGCCGGCAATGCCGAAACGGGCGGATGTACAAAAAGCCTGAGAATCCGACAAGTAGGGCCCAAACATGCAGTTGATCGAACATTCCGATTCGCCCCGCTACGTACGCCTGCACGAGAACGATAACGTCGTGGTCGTAGTGAACGACGGTGGCCTAGGTGAAGGGGCGCGGTTCGCCGACGGCCTGACGCTGGTCGAAGCTGTACCACAAAGCCACAAGGTTGCGACCGTAACCATCGCGAAGGGTGAGGCGGTGCGACGTTACGGGCAAGTCATCGGCTACGCGCTGGAAGACCTGCACCAGGGCAGTTGGGTGCAGGAAAGCCAACTGGCAATGCCTGCTGCACCGGAGCTCGATAGCCTGCCGCGCTGCGACGCAGTCCCGGCTGCCCTGCCGCCACTAGAGGGCTTCACCTTCGAAGGTTTTCGCAACGCCGACGGCACTGTCGGCACCCGCAACATCCTTGGCATCACCACCACTGTGCAATGCGTAACCGGCGTGCTGGAGCACGCGGTCAAACGTATCCGCAGCGAACTGCTGCCCAAGTATCCCAACGTCGACGACGTGATAGCCATCACCCACAGTTACGGTTGCGGCGTGGCAATCAACGCGCGCGATGCGTACATCCCGATCCGCACTGTGCGCAACCTGGCGCGCAACCCCAACCTGGGAGGCGAAGCGCTGGTAATCAGCCTGGGCTGCGAAAAGCTCCAGGCCGGGCAGGTCATGCACGATGGCGACCCTTCGGTTGACCTAAGTGAACCGTGGCTGTATCGCTTGCAGGACGCCACACTTGGCTTCAGCGAAATGATCGAACAGATCATGGGCCTGGCCGACACCCGCCTGAAAAAACTCGACCAACGCCGCCGCGAAACCGTCCCGGCCAGCGAATTGATTCTTGGCATGCAGTGCGGTGGCAGCGACGCCTTCTCCGGCATCACCGCCAACCCGGCGCTGGGCTTTGCCGCCGACCTGCTGGTGCGTGCAGGCGCCACAGTACTGTTCTCGGAAGTGACCGAGGTGCGTGATGCCATCTACATGCTCACTTCCCGCGCCGAGAACCAAGAAGTCGCCGCCGCCTTGGTACGCGAGATGGACTGGTACGACCGTTACCTGCAACAAGGTGCGGCAGACCGTAGCGCCAACACCACGCCGGGCAACAAGAAAGGCGGCTTGTCGAATATCGTCGAAAAGTCCCTCGGTTCGATCGTCAAATCTGGCAGCGGCGCCATCCAGGGCGTCCTTGGCCCAGGTGAGCGGGTCAACCGCAAGGGCCTGATCTTCTGCGCCACCCCGGCCAGCGACTTCGTCTGCGGCACCCTGCAACTGGCTGCTGGCATGAACCTGCATGTATTCACCACTGGCCGGGGCACGCCGTATGGCTTGGCCATGGCGCCTGTGGTCAAGGTCTGTACCCGTACCGAACTGGCTCAGCGCTGGCCCGATTTGATCGACATAGACGCAGGCAGCATCGCCAGCGGTCGCTCGACCATCGAGACCCTGGGCTGGGAGCTGTTCCACTACTACCTGGACGTTGCCAGCGGCCGTAAGCAGACCTGGGCTGAACAACACCGCCTGCATAACGACATCACCTTGTTCAATCCGGCACCCATTACCTGATATCCCTAGGAGACCCACATGCCAGAGATCCTCGGCCACAACTTCATCGCAGGTCAACGCAGCGCCGCCGGCCCGCAACGCTTGCAGAGCCTGGACGCCACCACCGGCGAGGCCCTGCCTTACAGCTTTGCCCAAGCCACTGATGGCGAAGTCGATCAGGCCGCTAACGCTGCCAAGGCCGCTTTTGCTGAGTTCCGTCAACTGAGCCCGACGCGGCGCGCCGAATTCCTCGAAGCGATCGCCGCCGAACTGGACGAGCTCGATGACAGTTTCGTCGCCATCGTCTGCCGCGAAACTGCCCTTCCAGCCGCTCGCATCCAGGGCGAACGCGGCCGCACCAGCGGCCAAATGCGCCTGTTCGCCCAAGTGCTACGCCGCGGGGATTTCCTAGGGGCCCGGATCGACCTAGCCCTACCTGAGCGCAAGCCGCTGCCACGGGTCGACCTACGTCAGATGCGCATTGGTGTCGGGCCTGTCGCGGTATTTGGCGCCAGCAACTTCCCGTTGGCCTTCTCCACCGCCGGTGGTGATACCGCAGCCGCCTTCGCCGCCGGTTGCCCGGTGGTTTTCAAGGCCCACAGCGGCCACATGGCCACCGCAGACCTGGTGGGCACGGCGATCATCCGCGCCGCCGAGCGCACCGGCATGCCCCAAGGCGTGTTCAATATGATCTTCGGCAGCCGTGTTGGCGAAACGCTTGTGAAGCACCCGGCCATCCAGGCCGTAGGCTTCACCGGCTCGCTGAACGGTGGTGACGCGTTGTGCCGCATGGCTGCAGAACGCCCACAGCCGATTCCGGTGTTCGCCGAAATGTCGAGCATCAACCCGGTGATCATCCTGCCCGGTGCCCTGGCCAAGCGTGGCGAAGCCATCGCGGGCGAATTGGCAGGCTCTGTGTGCATGGGCGCAGGCCAGTTCTGCACCAACCCAGGGATGGTAATCGGCCTGCGCTCGCCACAGTTCAGTCAACTGCTGACAAATCTGGGGCAGCAGCTGGATGCCCAAGCCGGCCAGACCATGCTCAATGCTGGCGGCCTGCGAAGCTACGTAGGCGGGTTGGAGCATTTGCAAGCCCATGCCGGCATCCAGCATCTGGCTGGTCAAGCCCAGGAAGGCAGTCAGGCCCGCGCGCAACTCTTCAAAGCCGATGCCAGCCTGCTGATCAACGCCGATCCGCTGCTGCAGGAAGAAGTGTTCGGCCCGACCACCGTGGCTGTGGAGGTGCAGGACGACGACCAGTTGCGCGCCGCACTGCTCGGGCTGCGTGGCCAGCTTACCGCCACATTGATCGGCGAGGCTGAAGACTTCGAGGCCTATGCGTGGCTGGTGCCTTTGCTGGAGGAAAAAGTCGGCCGCATTCTAATCAACGGATACCCGACCGGCGTTGAAGTGTGCGACGCGATGGTGCATGGCGGCCCTTACCCGGCTACCTCCGATGCCCGCGGCACGTCGGTTGGCACCCTGGCCATCGACCGTTTCCTGCGCCCGGTGTGCTATCAGAACTACCCGCAGGCGTTGCTGCCCGAAGCACTGCGCGACAGCAACCCGCTTGGGCTGCGCCGCTTGGTCAACGGGCAGTGGAGCGAAGGCTCGATTTAAAGGCTCTGAAACGCGCACGCTCCGCACGTGCGCTAACGCTGCTCAGTGAACTAGGGGGGTCGCTTTGCGGCCCTTTGCCCGCATAAGGCTGAGTACAAGGTCCGAGCAGGCCTTGGATTGACAGCATTATGCGGGCGTTTCCAGCATCAACCTTCTACAGAGTGGGGTGCATGCGGATTTACTTGCGAAGAGACCGGCACAAGCTCTTGAGCAATCAGGCCCCTTGCGCCTCGGCTTGCTCATGGGCCTGACGCAAACGCTCGCGGCTATTGCTCAGATGCATGCGCATGGCCATTTTCGCCCCTTCGCTGTCGCGCCGCGAAATGCTTTCATAGATCGCTTCATGTTCATGCATCAGTCGGCTCATGTAGTGGGCCTGGTCGTCGTGGGCCAAACGTGCCGAATTCAACCGGGTACGCGGAATGATACTGGTGCCCAAGTGGTTGAGAATATCAGCGAAGTAATGGTTGCCGCTGGCCTGGGCAATACGTAAATGGAACTGGAAGTCTGCCGACACCGCATCGTTGGCGTGGGCAGCACCCTCGTTGAGTTCGTCCAGCGCCGCGCGCATACCCGCCAGTTCTTCATCGCTGCGCCGCTGTGCCGCAAGGCCCGCCGCTTCGATTTCCAGGGCGATGCGCAGCTCCAGCACCGCCAGCACCTCGCGCAAGGTAACCACGGTCGCCGGGTCGATTCGAAAGCCGCCAGTCGCTGGTGCATCCAGCACGAAGGTGCCGATACCGTGTCGCGTCTCGACTTGCCCCGCCGCCTGCAGCCGGGAGATCGCCTCACGCACCACGGTGCGGCTGACACCCTCCTCGGCCATGATCTGCGATTCGGTCGGTAGCTTGTCGCCGCGCTTGAGTTGGCCGCTGCGAATGCGCTCGGTCAGCACCGTGACCAGTTCCTGAGCCAGACTGCGCGGCTTGCGCCGGGTCCTAGCCTGTACCTGCTGCT
Proteins encoded in this region:
- the garD gene encoding galactarate dehydratase, whose amino-acid sequence is MQLIEHSDSPRYVRLHENDNVVVVVNDGGLGEGARFADGLTLVEAVPQSHKVATVTIAKGEAVRRYGQVIGYALEDLHQGSWVQESQLAMPAAPELDSLPRCDAVPAALPPLEGFTFEGFRNADGTVGTRNILGITTTVQCVTGVLEHAVKRIRSELLPKYPNVDDVIAITHSYGCGVAINARDAYIPIRTVRNLARNPNLGGEALVISLGCEKLQAGQVMHDGDPSVDLSEPWLYRLQDATLGFSEMIEQIMGLADTRLKKLDQRRRETVPASELILGMQCGGSDAFSGITANPALGFAADLLVRAGATVLFSEVTEVRDAIYMLTSRAENQEVAAALVREMDWYDRYLQQGAADRSANTTPGNKKGGLSNIVEKSLGSIVKSGSGAIQGVLGPGERVNRKGLIFCATPASDFVCGTLQLAAGMNLHVFTTGRGTPYGLAMAPVVKVCTRTELAQRWPDLIDIDAGSIASGRSTIETLGWELFHYYLDVASGRKQTWAEQHRLHNDITLFNPAPIT
- a CDS encoding aldehyde dehydrogenase (NADP(+)), which translates into the protein MPEILGHNFIAGQRSAAGPQRLQSLDATTGEALPYSFAQATDGEVDQAANAAKAAFAEFRQLSPTRRAEFLEAIAAELDELDDSFVAIVCRETALPAARIQGERGRTSGQMRLFAQVLRRGDFLGARIDLALPERKPLPRVDLRQMRIGVGPVAVFGASNFPLAFSTAGGDTAAAFAAGCPVVFKAHSGHMATADLVGTAIIRAAERTGMPQGVFNMIFGSRVGETLVKHPAIQAVGFTGSLNGGDALCRMAAERPQPIPVFAEMSSINPVIILPGALAKRGEAIAGELAGSVCMGAGQFCTNPGMVIGLRSPQFSQLLTNLGQQLDAQAGQTMLNAGGLRSYVGGLEHLQAHAGIQHLAGQAQEGSQARAQLFKADASLLINADPLLQEEVFGPTTVAVEVQDDDQLRAALLGLRGQLTATLIGEAEDFEAYAWLVPLLEEKVGRILINGYPTGVEVCDAMVHGGPYPATSDARGTSVGTLAIDRFLRPVCYQNYPQALLPEALRDSNPLGLRRLVNGQWSEGSI
- a CDS encoding FadR/GntR family transcriptional regulator, whose product is MTEQQVQARTRRKPRSLAQELVTVLTERIRSGQLKRGDKLPTESQIMAEEGVSRTVVREAISRLQAAGQVETRHGIGTFVLDAPATGGFRIDPATVVTLREVLAVLELRIALEIEAAGLAAQRRSDEELAGMRAALDELNEGAAHANDAVSADFQFHLRIAQASGNHYFADILNHLGTSIIPRTRLNSARLAHDDQAHYMSRLMHEHEAIYESISRRDSEGAKMAMRMHLSNSRERLRQAHEQAEAQGA